CTTTATCTAGCCTTATTGGCCCTCCCTCCCTCGGCATGTCTTCAATCTTTAGGAGCCCTTCTTCGGCCATCCAGTGGTTTACGGCAAATGCTCCCTTCATAGCTTTTATGCCGTGATCAGAGACTATTATGACCGCCGTTTCATCGAGATCTAGAAGCTTTAAAGTTTTGCCTATCTCCTTGTCTAGTAGTTTGTAGTACTCGGGGATCACGTTCTCGTAAGGGTTGCCCTTGCCAGGGTAAAGATGGTGGTTCTCGTCGAAGAACTTCCAGAAGGCGTGGTGAACCCTGTCTAGGCCTATCTCGACAAACTGGAAGTAATCCCAATCCTTCGCCTCGATCAAATACCTTATTACTTCAAACCTTTTTTTAGTCATCTCCCATATCTTGTCCCTAACTTCGTCCCTGTTCTCCTTTCTGAATACTACGTCGAATATGTACTCCCCAACTACTCTCTCTATCTCCCCCTTGAGCTCCTTGGGATACGTGTAATCAACCTCTGGACCAGGTGTTATGAAGCAACTTATTAGCCACCCGTTCACCTTCTTTGGAGGATAGCTCGGGGGTATTCCAATTAGGACTGACTTCTTTCCCTTTTCGGCGATATAATCCCACACTGCTTTTTCCTTTATCATTCTGCTGTTCGCTATCCAGATATCATTGTAGGTTCCTCTCTTCCTGTGCCTGAACCCATAAAGGCCGAGCTCTCCCGGCGTCTTTCCCGTAGCCATTGTCATCCACATGGGGATGGTTATCGCTGGTATTCCGGTTTTCATTGGGCCATATATTGACTTTTCCAACAGCTTCTTTATGTGTGGCAGGTCATCTATAAACCTGTGGAAGAGCAGTTCGGGTGGCGCTGAATCTAGTCCGATAACGAAGACCTTCTTAACTTCCTCAAGGTTAAACTCCATTCCTTTTCACCTCCAAATAGCTCATTATCAAGTTGAGAACCCTTAACAGATTTTTCTTCTCGCATACGCATCCCAGGACGTCATTTTTGCCACCTGCATTCAGCCCCATGCTTATCAACTTTTCAATCAGCTCAGGAACGTTAACACTTCCCAACGCTCTGGGGGAAACCCTGAGGTAAACTTGAGAGATGCCGTGGAAGTCTTCGTTAACTACCAATGCAACATCATGCCCAAACTCCCACACGAGCTTTCTTCCCACTTTCGATATTATGTTCAGTGGACTTTTGAATCTAACAATTGCAAGTTTGCCCTTTAGAATAACTTTCCTCAAGGCTTTTTCAACTTCTCTCTCAATCCTCTCAACATTTTTTATCCATTGTTCGTAGTATAGTAGATCTTTCAACTCGTTGGAGAGAAGAACGTGGAGGGCTTCTTCAACGGCCCTTCTATCGACGAGTATGTAGTTTGAGTCGATTAGCTCAACTAACCTTAGAGCATCTTTGCGTGAAAGTCCCTCGGCCTTCAGTAGCTCGTTGACAGTAGGAATTTCAAATGCCCTTTCCCCTAAGTCCCCTACCGCTCCAATAGCACTCCATCCGTTCCATACATTGAAGTGTTCGGAAACGACAAACGATGCTGATGGACAGCTCTTTCCAGCCAAGGTTGGATTTATTTGAGTAACCCTTGGGTTCTTAATCCTTGGCTGAACGTGGTGATCTATGAAGAGCGTCTCCTTTGGAATTCTCTCAGCTTCCTGCGGCACGTTTAGGTCTAGCACGTAGACTCTCTCCGCTTCTTCAATTGCCCTCCAGATTCTATCATCGAAGCGGAACTCCCCTATTTGAGGGGTTACATTCTCAAAATCCTCAAGCTTTAGCGCCTTCACCAATATGGCGGATGATGTGATGCCGTCCGTGTCCCAGTGATGGATTATCAGATGCATGTTATTAGGGCAACCTAACGGCTTATTAGCTTTGTTCCTCATTTTCAGACCACCACTATTGCAACTCCAAGTACGAGTATTATGAAGTTAATTAACTTCCTCAGCTTCTCCTCATCCACCTTGCTGTTAACCTGAACACCAACGTACACTCCAGGCAGGGAGCCGGCTATTAATGGTCCCACCATTCTCAAATTAACGAATCCCAGGTAGGCATAGTTAAGGAAGCTCAAAGCCGAAAGCATCAAGCCGTAGGCAATTGACACTCCTGCAACGTCTTTTGGACTTAGCCTGGCTAGGTTCACAAGGACGAACGTCACGACTACCCCAGCACCAACTGATGTAAACTGCACGATTAAACCAACAACAAAACCAAGGAAGTATAATTGATAGGGCTTGATCTTTATTTTCGGATAAAGTCTCTCTTTGACGATGTTAAGGAAAGAGCTAGCTATCAAGGTTACTCCTAGAAATAGTGTTAGGTAGTGATTGAGGGTATCTTTGCTGAATGTTTTGAGTATTAGGAACCCTAGGCCCACTGCCGGCAGGCTGCCTAATAAAAGTCCGGCTACAAGGTTCCACTTAATTCTCCCTCTCTTCTGGTAGAGCACCAGACCAAACATCTTGGTTACACTTGCGAATAGAAGATCACTCCCTACAGCAACTAACGGCTCAACTCCCAAAAATATTAAGGAGGGCGTCATTAAGGCCCCGCCGCCTATTCCACTCAGCCCTACCAGAAACCCCACTACAAATCCAAGCAGTGGAAGCATCATTTTCACTCTATGAACGGCTTCTCAAAGCTTCTTATAACCTCGTAAACCTCGGGCCTCATCATGTACTCTGGAGGCTTTTCTCCACTCATTATCATCTTTCTCAGCTTTGTTCCGCTTATTCTTACGTGGAACTCCTCGCTGTGAGGGCATATCTTCTCGTTGACCATGCCGCCACATTTCTTGCAGT
This is a stretch of genomic DNA from Pyrococcus sp. ST04. It encodes these proteins:
- a CDS encoding alkaline phosphatase family protein — protein: MEFNLEEVKKVFVIGLDSAPPELLFHRFIDDLPHIKKLLEKSIYGPMKTGIPAITIPMWMTMATGKTPGELGLYGFRHRKRGTYNDIWIANSRMIKEKAVWDYIAEKGKKSVLIGIPPSYPPKKVNGWLISCFITPGPEVDYTYPKELKGEIERVVGEYIFDVVFRKENRDEVRDKIWEMTKKRFEVIRYLIEAKDWDYFQFVEIGLDRVHHAFWKFFDENHHLYPGKGNPYENVIPEYYKLLDKEIGKTLKLLDLDETAVIIVSDHGIKAMKGAFAVNHWMAEEGLLKIEDMPREGGPIRLDKVNVKWEETTAWGWGGYYSRVFINVKGREPKGTVPPSKFDDVREEVAERIKSIRGPDGEKWETRVFYPEDIYPVAKGDRPDMMVYFDDLNWRAAGTLGYPTPYLRENDTGPDDAVHSEYGVFSLYLPGIEESKVTSLTIYDFAPTVLKLFGIEKPLKGRSLL
- a CDS encoding DHH family phosphoesterase, with amino-acid sequence MRNKANKPLGCPNNMHLIIHHWDTDGITSSAILVKALKLEDFENVTPQIGEFRFDDRIWRAIEEAERVYVLDLNVPQEAERIPKETLFIDHHVQPRIKNPRVTQINPTLAGKSCPSASFVVSEHFNVWNGWSAIGAVGDLGERAFEIPTVNELLKAEGLSRKDALRLVELIDSNYILVDRRAVEEALHVLLSNELKDLLYYEQWIKNVERIEREVEKALRKVILKGKLAIVRFKSPLNIISKVGRKLVWEFGHDVALVVNEDFHGISQVYLRVSPRALGSVNVPELIEKLISMGLNAGGKNDVLGCVCEKKNLLRVLNLIMSYLEVKRNGV
- a CDS encoding sulfite exporter TauE/SafE family protein, whose protein sequence is MLPLLGFVVGFLVGLSGIGGGALMTPSLIFLGVEPLVAVGSDLLFASVTKMFGLVLYQKRGRIKWNLVAGLLLGSLPAVGLGFLILKTFSKDTLNHYLTLFLGVTLIASSFLNIVKERLYPKIKIKPYQLYFLGFVVGLIVQFTSVGAGVVVTFVLVNLARLSPKDVAGVSIAYGLMLSALSFLNYAYLGFVNLRMVGPLIAGSLPGVYVGVQVNSKVDEEKLRKLINFIILVLGVAIVVV